The Brassica oleracea var. oleracea cultivar TO1000 chromosome C6, BOL, whole genome shotgun sequence genome includes a region encoding these proteins:
- the LOC106299324 gene encoding uncharacterized protein LOC106299324 — translation MVGLRCVVFYCDWYDTTPDRGMKIDAFGVTSVHSRRKLQYYDPFILGSQADQVCYISYPRVTYRDDPWVTVTQINPRGRVDGTSDDDEPLQPESTSNAQAVEDLENVQLVENLTVFGHDAVVHSEPEAEVGEFDEDSEDSD, via the exons ATGGTTGGATTGCGTTGTGTAGTATTCTATTGTGATTGGTATGACACCACCCCAGATAGAGGAATGAAGATTGATGCGTTTGGTGTTACATCAGTTCATTCGCGGCGGAAACTTCAATATTATGATCCCTTCATTCTTGGTTCGCAAGCTGATCAG GTGTGCTACATCAGTTACCCTCGGGTGACGTACAGAGACGATCCATGGGTTACTGTAACGCAAATCAACCCAAGAGGACGAGTGGATGGAACTTCTGATGATGATGAACCATTGCAACCAGAGTCTACCAGCAACGCCCAGGCAGTTGAAGATTTGGAAAATGTTCAACTCGTTGAGAATTTGACTGTGTTTGGACATGATGCTGTCGTACATTCAGAGCCGGAAGCCGAGGTTGGGGAGTTTGATGAAGATTCAGAAGATTCTGATTAG